Proteins encoded together in one Kutzneria kofuensis window:
- a CDS encoding helix-turn-helix domain-containing protein, whose protein sequence is MIGILSDHVFALRDQAVAGLLTRHLRPLLALQAESGIVGPDCLSPRQAAVSDLVARGLTNQDVAQELHITVNTVKKHLMAAMKATGCTSRTQLALHRLHASGV, encoded by the coding sequence ATGATCGGCATCCTCTCCGACCACGTTTTCGCCCTGCGGGATCAAGCGGTGGCCGGCCTGCTCACCCGTCACCTCAGGCCGTTGCTCGCCCTGCAGGCGGAGAGTGGGATCGTCGGCCCGGATTGCTTGTCGCCGCGGCAGGCCGCGGTGTCCGACCTGGTGGCCCGAGGCCTGACCAACCAGGATGTGGCCCAGGAACTCCACATCACCGTGAACACCGTCAAGAAGCATCTCATGGCGGCAATGAAGGCGACCGGCTGCACGTCCCGCACCCAACTGGCGCTGCACCGGCTTCACGCCTCTGGCGTCTGA
- a CDS encoding WD40 repeat domain-containing protein: MSVGPAVLSGGSGAFTIRLGNAGADSPRDLWSWLAAEEDLRGRVTLTERPPDPGAMGPVVATLAPGGAAVVLVGAVMRWLRYRRGDVTVTVERGTEKVQVSATRVLSSAGLLVSVSNTGAIVLWDVSQPGHPAPIGQPVPGHDGGATAVAVGPDGTVATGGRDNAVRLWRIDSSSRRLVPLGAPLVGHTGEVTSVAFSPDGKMLASGSLDRTVRLWNLGADPVAPAAAPLPHRSGVRTVAFSPDGRILATTSDGVVQLWDSTDPQRLTPRTPPMTQHAGPVTAIAFSPNGKILATGDADTTVRLWGIGTPGPPRPLGEPLIGHRGSVAALSFSPDGAPLASGSADGTVRLWDVRNPVVAAAVGQLPGTSGQVMFRPGNDILAVAGADQSLQLWDVHEPGAPVLAGKVATGHRDGITGLAFDSDGRMLATSSDDKTVRVWDTATPTRVTEIGGPITGHSSAVAAVSFGSGDTTLLSAGQDGNLMVWDLHDPAHAQLFAAMFSSSALTGLTALARSRDGHTVAVGTANATVIGDVDADRVAAWICATAGSPITAKEWGQYFPDLPYQSSCA, encoded by the coding sequence ATGTCCGTCGGACCGGCCGTGCTATCTGGGGGCAGTGGTGCGTTCACGATCAGACTTGGGAACGCCGGCGCCGACTCGCCGCGGGATCTGTGGTCCTGGCTGGCCGCTGAAGAGGATCTGCGGGGACGGGTCACCCTGACCGAACGGCCGCCCGACCCCGGAGCGATGGGACCGGTCGTGGCCACGCTCGCGCCGGGCGGGGCGGCGGTTGTGCTCGTCGGTGCGGTGATGCGGTGGCTGCGCTACCGCAGAGGCGACGTGACCGTCACCGTCGAGCGTGGCACCGAAAAGGTGCAAGTCAGTGCCACCCGGGTGCTCTCGTCAGCGGGCCTGCTGGTGAGCGTCTCCAACACCGGCGCGATCGTGCTTTGGGACGTGTCCCAACCGGGGCACCCCGCGCCGATTGGCCAGCCGGTGCCGGGCCACGACGGTGGGGCGACTGCGGTCGCGGTCGGCCCGGACGGCACGGTAGCCACCGGCGGGCGGGACAACGCCGTTCGACTGTGGCGGATCGACTCCTCGTCTCGCCGTCTGGTTCCCCTGGGAGCGCCGTTGGTCGGGCACACCGGAGAGGTGACCTCGGTGGCCTTCAGCCCGGACGGGAAGATGCTGGCCAGCGGCAGCCTGGACCGCACCGTGCGGCTGTGGAACCTCGGCGCCGACCCGGTCGCGCCGGCCGCCGCCCCGTTGCCGCACCGCAGCGGGGTCCGCACGGTTGCCTTCAGCCCGGACGGCCGCATCCTCGCCACCACCAGCGACGGTGTCGTCCAACTGTGGGACAGCACCGATCCGCAGCGGCTGACGCCGCGCACACCACCGATGACCCAACACGCCGGGCCGGTCACCGCCATTGCCTTCAGCCCCAACGGAAAGATCCTCGCCACCGGCGACGCGGACACCACCGTCCGGCTGTGGGGCATCGGCACACCGGGCCCGCCGCGACCGCTCGGGGAGCCACTGATCGGACACCGCGGGTCGGTCGCCGCGCTCAGCTTCAGCCCGGATGGCGCCCCGTTGGCCAGCGGCTCCGCCGACGGCACCGTGCGGCTGTGGGACGTGCGCAACCCGGTGGTCGCGGCGGCGGTGGGACAGCTGCCGGGCACCAGCGGACAGGTGATGTTCCGTCCGGGCAATGACATCCTGGCGGTGGCCGGCGCAGACCAGTCGCTGCAGCTGTGGGACGTGCACGAGCCCGGCGCACCGGTCCTGGCGGGCAAGGTCGCGACCGGGCACCGGGACGGCATCACCGGGTTGGCGTTCGATTCGGACGGCCGCATGCTGGCCACGTCGAGCGATGACAAGACGGTCCGCGTCTGGGACACGGCAACGCCAACGCGCGTCACTGAGATCGGTGGGCCGATAACCGGTCATTCCAGCGCCGTGGCCGCCGTGAGCTTCGGATCTGGCGACACGACCCTGCTCAGCGCCGGCCAGGACGGCAACCTCATGGTGTGGGACCTGCACGACCCGGCCCACGCACAGTTGTTCGCCGCCATGTTCAGCAGCAGCGCGCTCACCGGCCTGACCGCCCTGGCGCGTAGCCGTGACGGCCACACTGTCGCGGTCGGCACCGCCAACGCCACCGTGATCGGCGACGTCGACGCTGATCGGGTCGCCGCTTGGATCTGCGCGACTGCGGGGTCCCCGATCACGGCCAAGGAATGGGGGCAGTACTTCCCGGACCTGCCCTACCAATCATCCTGCGCGTGA